From one Triticum urartu cultivar G1812 chromosome 3, Tu2.1, whole genome shotgun sequence genomic stretch:
- the LOC125543805 gene encoding uncharacterized protein LOC125543805, which produces MGRRRRFTQQPTSDDDDDDNDEAGPQPLRTTKPTAPLSSGAKKQQRHRADEDDLELEEEEEDEKDLAELRKNEEEERREETQTRRRRGRKPKRPAEESDEDSQEKKAESEEEEESREEDGTEAVPVGQPFKVTGKGKKQRRHYFSFEYEGNTFELEDPVLLTPEQQKEKPYVAIIKDITENDGSLSVTGQWFYRPEEADKKGGGNWTASDTRELFYSFHIDDVPAESVMHKCVVHFIPLNKQIPSRKEHPGFIVQKVYDTVAKKLWNLTDKDYEDNKQHEIDLLVKKTVDRIGQLPDREPIDVPADSTDQFSNKRGLRKRPPNPLDVSRDTTGKPEQFIKAETPGSDNLKHYAILAKYKAVTNATYRDKWLDKLVDTIPLTSKEGAEASHADTGSVAKISNSSSSARDTSSSDNENSYPPDVVVSIMASLERSTYDALHADFQKYNQKMRKLEFNIKNSPVLRRRLMNKELDPPVLLTMSPDELKAGLTPAEKTSEPEEARRLQMTDARCERCTEKRVGISDIIHAGHGDRYQVGEEI; this is translated from the exons ATGGGGAGGCGCCGCCGGTTCACGCAGCAGCCCaccagcgacgacgacgacgacgacaacgacgaagCCGGCCCGCAGCCGCTCAGAACCACCAAGCCCACAGCCCCCCTCTCCTCGGGCGCCAAGAAGCAGCAGCGTCACCGTGCCGACGAGGACGACCTGGAActcgaggaagaggaagaggatgagaAGGACCTGGCGGAGTTGAggaagaacgaggaggaggagaggcgGGAGGAGACGCAGACCCGCCGCCGCAGGGGCCGCAAACCCAAGCGCCCCGCCGAGGAGAGCGACGAGGATTCGCAGGAGAAAAAGGCGGAatcagaggaggaggaggagtcccGCGAGGAGGATGGCACGGAGGCGGTACCCGTCGGGCAACCTTTTAAGGTGACCGGCAAGGGGAAGAAGCAGCGGAGGCATTACTTCTCCTTTGAGTACGAGGGCAACACCTTCGAGCTT GAGGACCCTGTGCTGCTCACGCCCGAGCAGCAGAAAGAGAAGCCCTATGTCGCCATCATCAAG GATATAACAGAAAATGATGGGAGCTTATCGGTAACTGGTCAGTGGTTTTATAGGCCAGAAGAAGCTGACAAAAAGGGTGGTGGGAATTGGACAGCAAGTGACACAAGAGAGCTATTTTATAGTTTTCATATAGATGATGTGCCAGCGGAGTCAGTTATGCACAAATGTGTGGTCCATTTCATTCCACTGAACAAGCAGATTCCCAGTCGAAAGGAACACCCTGGATTCATTGTCCAAAAAGTTTACGACACAGTTGCGAAGAAATTGTGGAACTTAACAGATAAGGATTATGAGGATAACAAGCAACACGAAATCGATCTCCTCGTGAAGAAAACAGTGGACCGTATTGGACAGCTTCCTGACCGTGAACCTATAGATGTACCTGCTGACAGTACTGATCAGTTCTCAAATAAACGCGGTCTACGAAAGAGACCTCCGAACCCTTTAGACGTGTCGAGAGATACAACAGGCAAACCCGAGCAATTCATAAAAGCAGAGACACCTGGGAGTGATAATCTAAAGCATTATGCCATCCTCGCCAAATATAAAGCTGTCACTAACGCCACTTATCGCGATAAGTGGCTTGATAAACTAGTAGACACTATTCCATTAACATCAAAAGAAGGTGCTGAGGCTTCTCATGCCGATACTGGCAGTGTGGCCAAAATTTCAAATAGCTCTTCATCTGCAAGGGATACTAGTTCAAGT GATAATGAAAATTCATATCCACCAGATGTGGTTGTTTCAATAATGGCCTCCTTAGAAAGGTCTACATATGACGCTCTTCATGCTGACTTCCAGAAGTATAATCAGAAAATGAGAAAATTAGAATTCAACATCAAG AATAGCCCTGTACTGCGCAGGCGACTGATGAACAAGGAGCTTGACCCTCCAGTTCTTTTAACCATGTCTCCAGATGAACTAAAG